The Methanomassiliicoccales archaeon genome has a window encoding:
- a CDS encoding right-handed parallel beta-helix repeat-containing protein, with the protein MSSDDINEREPAIAHVLGKRTLVYLGALVFLFALFLILNSGNASAAGPTYVYEDITTDTTWDEAGSPYILNASIEVKSGATLTIEKNVTVLADAFNTLTISGKLVAQGTPDEPILFSANTTYWGGLIFTSTSTDSVLSNAIIEYTLVAVSVNGGYVTISDTLISDALDNGLWWETDSDLDVEVSGLNVQTINGVAMMFLVNGGNATVSISGCHVSNVNSGIVVQATGWIDVTIADTEVVNSNLSSGVIVYSTGGDIEASINNLLASACYQHGVLIYAANGAVKAVVESSSIGLCGETGLQVEGLEAVDLGLSISDVFENAVGVAAYADEGDVSVVLSDVSLADNTQYALIANSATGNVYLNLAYVSIENADFGTGVFAESNEADLNAEIADTIVSGGMTGMDLEAGGNVSIIITDSVFVDNYLISIYAYADGQASLDMQGTEINNEGAPNYAVYYPKEIDYEYAIINPGSNYTTSSSMYISLPFEFPFGTSSYTDLYVYRNGYISVGSPYTGSFPIDLDSTGGNLIVPCQDNFNFVTWPYMSYKIYDDDMIVIQWWVYKSGEYPLTDTFEAVLYSNGDIQFIYAEMNSLNYSDYSNDYGVRAPGFYGTLNDIWIPNVYDADYRSIYLTRMTMGGYGLMVFSKNDIEASMLDSSISHVLSGAVFNSFNGDVSLSVNNISMSHVYGGFVEAGLIAYADNGTVNADVADSTFSYFGAVAVAFVSDPQWGGEDVISVTNNRFTEINSVSVLIVSEVYDDDGLNEIVEYKATRSIAQNVGENSGGIAIGTYIEVDDSSVWDIAIEESITENVFVGEPTLGMLSLIEYSVIYSGFYVYSYAAVSVVSSVQIVGNSIELPKYFDGIEVDQSADTDGLVISSDIAISENEIDALSTEYWVSGIICYLDLYSQADFESSTNVEIVGNEIASLTELAIWDGIYFEVEQGQSDGTGIGTSETTVVVEGNKVQGAYEGIYIGIYSGVYNYAGTQNATLSLSVSNNEIYAVYGIYIDVEAYAEFDYYYPPNEVEVSGTTEMSFTVDVIANKISAYPLVEWWGYNGCGIEVYTYAYVQDYISVFSQPEVLMTGTCSILENEIEVSGMADMESYYAAIYMGNDAEAYWGNAIASVQVDTIISGNKILVAEDSSIGYGIYVYDWVTAQSHSLAMDYSPQVSSIYTYSITQNEINGSVDYGIGYESYPGSYYGQSAVDVQSQVEITDNKVTDFNSDGIWVYVDVSLYQYSYYDLTSNAKVGLDLNVLIENNELGTAESEWADGIWISAYVDTNDYDENDFELAIACSVIGNTIASEDSEYAGGVYVESDSELLDTFAVEISGNTIVNAAYGIEVYSGNVSISQNTIMNSEVIGISLMYSTGEVVDNQIIGGAYATGIDIDSCEAVNISGNEVDSCGDGIVVEYSWDIIISENAVTNNGLESGDTYGLYIYDSSSVNITSNTISGNLVGVYIDYVEMLVFSDNAVTENVYDGAYFYECWSVIIENNIFSQNGGGLYLEYCEDAIIGNNTVIENVEYGLYIYWSYSVIVYNGVYTDNAYDGVYVYAYAEWIVDSVSVVRNNNVELYCDLTIIDGGTLTLDNVWSLVLAGDYQDGVAQITVEAGGTLNVVSSEITSYVWWEPWIKQMGGDYFAFKVYGTMNMDTSYVNNADELYLGPGSTVEIRSSVISDNQRNGIHVDNCSPVISSTTIIYNGMDGVFIEGEDAAPSIKDCTITMNNRGIYAVGANLANVIDNMIIMNWASGIYLLEVNGALHDNIVMFNPIEIYVKNSNVAVQDNQIGYSTLVDVMSAYAPLILSGESVPIFGDWMITPEMIAEMQFNHYGIFAVDSTVTASDNVYGMLQYAIYAVRSTITCSDTIEMTTLVLPYYDSYGTLWNVSLPIFVYDGIYASQSTVTINGGMIKVLDDAVFLASSTAELRNVVLDAGDFDIYLTGGSTASAVEVVFEKAKVEDTSVLTIYYKITVRTLDQDGLPVSGVWVVIYDEEGNVIGEGATDDNGYFSVCAIGFVQTSAGIGTARIYTVNASFDQGFVEKNIVLDKNTEVIIETPVEKAVTYSPGFAFIFLMISIFLVAVALLVEAGKK; encoded by the coding sequence ATGAGTTCAGACGATATAAATGAACGTGAGCCTGCCATAGCTCACGTTCTGGGAAAACGAACGCTGGTGTATCTCGGTGCACTTGTTTTCTTATTCGCACTGTTTCTTATTCTGAACAGTGGGAATGCAAGCGCGGCGGGACCCACCTACGTTTACGAAGACATCACCACCGACACAACCTGGGACGAAGCTGGTAGCCCCTACATCCTGAATGCATCGATAGAGGTGAAGTCTGGAGCGACATTGACCATTGAAAAGAACGTCACTGTTTTGGCGGATGCGTTCAACACACTGACGATTAGTGGGAAGTTAGTCGCTCAGGGTACACCCGATGAACCGATTCTTTTCTCGGCAAATACGACATACTGGGGAGGTCTTATCTTTACATCAACCAGTACTGACTCGGTCCTTTCTAATGCAATTATTGAGTACACTCTCGTTGCAGTCAGTGTGAACGGCGGTTACGTTACGATTTCCGATACCCTGATTTCCGACGCTCTCGATAACGGATTGTGGTGGGAAACGGATTCTGACCTGGATGTCGAGGTATCCGGGTTGAACGTCCAGACGATTAACGGCGTCGCGATGATGTTCTTGGTCAACGGCGGAAATGCAACGGTTTCGATTTCGGGATGCCATGTTTCCAATGTTAATTCAGGCATTGTGGTGCAGGCGACTGGGTGGATCGATGTGACGATCGCCGATACTGAGGTGGTCAACTCGAATCTGAGTTCTGGGGTGATCGTTTACTCGACTGGTGGCGATATCGAGGCAAGCATCAACAACTTGTTGGCGAGTGCATGTTACCAGCACGGTGTTTTGATTTACGCGGCCAACGGAGCTGTTAAAGCCGTCGTCGAATCTTCGTCGATTGGACTTTGCGGTGAAACAGGCCTCCAGGTAGAGGGATTGGAAGCCGTGGACCTTGGCCTCTCGATATCGGATGTGTTTGAGAACGCCGTGGGCGTTGCAGCATATGCCGATGAAGGCGACGTCAGTGTGGTGCTTTCCGACGTTTCACTCGCAGACAACACCCAGTACGCGCTCATTGCGAACTCAGCGACTGGCAATGTGTACCTTAACTTGGCATATGTCAGTATCGAGAACGCTGATTTTGGGACTGGTGTATTCGCGGAGTCGAACGAGGCGGACTTGAATGCTGAGATCGCAGATACCATAGTCAGCGGCGGTATGACTGGAATGGACCTTGAGGCGGGCGGAAATGTAAGTATCATCATCACCGATTCTGTTTTCGTTGACAATTATCTCATCTCAATATATGCCTACGCCGACGGACAAGCGTCTCTGGATATGCAGGGAACCGAAATAAACAACGAGGGAGCTCCCAATTACGCTGTATATTACCCAAAGGAGATTGATTACGAATACGCGATCATTAATCCCGGAAGCAATTATACAACATCATCGAGTATGTACATATCGCTGCCATTTGAGTTCCCGTTTGGGACGAGCAGCTACACAGACCTGTACGTATATAGAAATGGGTACATCTCGGTTGGATCCCCCTACACAGGCAGTTTCCCGATCGATCTTGATTCAACAGGTGGAAATCTCATCGTTCCCTGCCAGGATAACTTCAACTTTGTTACTTGGCCGTATATGAGCTATAAGATCTATGACGATGACATGATTGTCATCCAGTGGTGGGTCTACAAGAGCGGCGAATATCCTCTCACGGACACATTCGAGGCGGTGTTGTATTCTAATGGCGACATACAGTTCATTTATGCTGAAATGAATTCGTTGAATTACAGCGATTATTCAAATGATTACGGAGTAAGAGCTCCTGGTTTCTATGGGACACTTAACGACATTTGGATTCCAAATGTTTATGATGCTGATTACAGGAGCATCTACTTGACCAGAATGACCATGGGTGGATACGGCCTTATGGTTTTCTCAAAGAATGACATCGAAGCCTCAATGTTAGACAGCTCAATCAGTCATGTGCTTTCAGGAGCAGTGTTTAATTCCTTCAATGGAGACGTCAGCCTATCTGTCAACAACATTAGCATGAGCCATGTTTACGGAGGTTTCGTAGAGGCAGGGCTAATAGCATATGCAGACAATGGGACAGTGAACGCGGACGTCGCAGATTCCACATTCTCGTACTTCGGTGCGGTTGCTGTGGCCTTTGTATCAGATCCTCAATGGGGTGGCGAAGATGTTATTTCAGTGACAAACAACAGATTCACCGAGATCAATTCCGTGTCAGTTCTGATCGTGAGCGAAGTATATGATGACGATGGCCTCAATGAGATCGTCGAATATAAGGCAACAAGAAGCATCGCTCAGAATGTCGGTGAGAACAGCGGCGGCATTGCAATAGGCACGTATATAGAAGTTGATGATAGCTCCGTATGGGACATCGCGATCGAAGAAAGCATCACGGAGAATGTCTTCGTAGGAGAGCCAACATTGGGGATGTTGTCCTTAATCGAGTACTCGGTCATCTATTCGGGTTTCTACGTTTATTCGTACGCTGCTGTTAGTGTAGTCTCAAGTGTGCAAATCGTTGGGAATTCAATTGAGTTGCCCAAATACTTTGATGGTATTGAAGTAGATCAGTCTGCGGATACGGATGGCCTGGTGATATCTTCGGACATCGCGATCTCAGAAAACGAAATCGATGCACTGTCGACTGAGTATTGGGTCTCTGGCATAATCTGCTATTTGGATCTATATTCTCAGGCAGACTTTGAGTCCTCAACAAATGTGGAGATTGTGGGCAATGAGATCGCCAGTTTGACTGAATTGGCAATATGGGATGGTATATACTTTGAGGTCGAACAGGGACAATCTGACGGTACAGGAATAGGCACCTCAGAAACAACGGTCGTCGTAGAAGGGAACAAGGTCCAGGGCGCATATGAGGGTATTTACATCGGAATCTATTCTGGCGTGTACAACTACGCGGGAACACAAAATGCTACACTATCGCTCAGCGTCTCGAACAACGAAATTTATGCAGTATATGGGATTTACATAGATGTCGAAGCATATGCGGAATTCGATTATTATTATCCGCCGAACGAGGTGGAAGTCTCTGGCACAACCGAGATGTCATTTACTGTTGATGTCATTGCAAACAAGATCTCAGCCTATCCACTGGTTGAATGGTGGGGTTACAACGGCTGTGGGATCGAGGTATACACGTACGCCTATGTCCAAGACTATATCAGTGTGTTCTCACAGCCAGAGGTGTTGATGACTGGGACATGCAGTATTCTGGAAAATGAGATTGAAGTGAGCGGAATGGCGGACATGGAATCCTATTATGCCGCGATTTACATGGGCAATGATGCGGAAGCATATTGGGGTAACGCCATCGCTTCTGTTCAGGTTGACACAATAATCAGCGGCAACAAGATTCTGGTCGCAGAGGATTCATCAATAGGGTACGGCATTTATGTCTACGACTGGGTAACTGCTCAATCACATTCTCTTGCAATGGATTATTCGCCACAAGTATCCAGCATTTACACATATTCCATCACCCAGAACGAGATAAACGGTAGTGTCGATTATGGGATAGGCTATGAATCGTACCCAGGCTCATATTACGGGCAGTCTGCAGTTGATGTTCAATCCCAAGTTGAGATCACTGACAACAAAGTTACGGATTTCAACTCAGATGGTATTTGGGTGTATGTTGATGTCTCTCTCTACCAGTATTCGTACTACGATCTGACAAGCAATGCAAAAGTGGGCCTTGACCTCAATGTACTCATCGAGAACAATGAACTGGGCACTGCGGAGTCTGAATGGGCAGATGGGATTTGGATATCCGCATACGTAGACACAAATGACTATGACGAGAATGACTTCGAATTAGCGATCGCATGCTCAGTCATCGGTAACACGATTGCATCAGAGGACTCAGAATATGCGGGAGGAGTTTATGTCGAGTCAGATTCGGAGTTGCTCGACACATTCGCTGTAGAAATCTCAGGAAATACGATAGTGAATGCGGCCTATGGAATTGAGGTCTATTCCGGCAATGTGTCTATTAGCCAGAACACGATCATGAATTCGGAGGTAATCGGAATTTCACTGATGTACTCGACAGGCGAGGTCGTTGACAATCAGATCATCGGCGGCGCATATGCGACGGGGATTGACATCGACTCGTGCGAGGCGGTGAACATATCGGGTAACGAGGTCGATTCCTGCGGTGATGGCATTGTCGTTGAATACTCGTGGGACATCATCATATCGGAAAATGCGGTGACAAATAACGGACTCGAATCAGGTGACACATACGGTCTGTACATCTATGATTCATCGAGCGTTAATATCACAAGTAACACGATCAGCGGCAACCTCGTCGGAGTCTATATCGATTATGTTGAGATGCTGGTGTTCTCAGACAACGCAGTTACTGAGAATGTGTATGATGGAGCATACTTCTACGAGTGTTGGTCAGTGATCATCGAGAATAATATATTTAGCCAGAACGGTGGTGGGCTGTACCTCGAGTATTGCGAGGATGCAATTATCGGCAACAATACGGTCATCGAAAATGTGGAGTACGGTCTCTATATCTACTGGTCATACTCCGTTATCGTGTACAATGGGGTCTATACCGATAATGCGTACGATGGTGTATATGTATACGCATATGCGGAGTGGATAGTGGATAGCGTCTCCGTGGTCAGAAACAACAACGTCGAGCTATATTGTGATTTGACCATCATCGATGGTGGCACTTTGACGCTCGATAATGTCTGGAGCCTTGTCCTTGCCGGTGATTATCAGGACGGTGTCGCTCAGATCACAGTAGAAGCTGGCGGCACATTGAACGTCGTATCTTCGGAGATCACATCGTACGTCTGGTGGGAGCCGTGGATTAAACAAATGGGAGGTGATTACTTCGCCTTCAAGGTCTACGGAACGATGAATATGGATACGAGCTATGTCAACAATGCGGACGAGCTATATCTTGGTCCAGGTTCAACTGTTGAAATCAGATCAAGCGTCATTTCAGATAACCAGAGAAATGGTATCCACGTAGACAACTGCTCACCGGTCATCTCGAGTACAACGATCATCTATAACGGTATGGACGGAGTGTTCATTGAAGGAGAAGACGCAGCACCATCGATCAAGGACTGCACTATCACGATGAACAACCGCGGTATATACGCAGTTGGAGCGAATCTGGCAAACGTTATTGACAACATGATCATAATGAACTGGGCGTCCGGTATTTACCTGCTTGAGGTGAACGGGGCACTGCACGACAACATTGTCATGTTCAACCCAATCGAGATTTATGTCAAGAACAGCAATGTTGCGGTTCAGGATAACCAAATCGGATACTCAACGCTCGTTGATGTCATGTCAGCTTACGCACCTTTGATTCTATCTGGAGAATCGGTTCCGATATTCGGAGACTGGATGATCACACCTGAGATGATCGCTGAGATGCAGTTCAACCACTACGGTATCTTCGCCGTTGATTCGACCGTGACCGCAAGTGACAATGTTTACGGAATGCTCCAGTACGCTATCTACGCAGTAAGATCGACTATCACATGCAGCGACACAATAGAGATGACAACACTTGTGCTACCGTATTATGACAGCTATGGCACGCTGTGGAACGTTTCGCTCCCAATCTTTGTGTACGACGGTATATATGCCTCTCAATCGACCGTTACAATTAACGGTGGTATGATCAAAGTCCTCGATGACGCAGTCTTCCTTGCATCCTCGACAGCAGAACTCAGAAATGTCGTGTTGGATGCGGGCGACTTTGACATCTACCTGACCGGTGGCTCGACAGCGTCGGCCGTTGAAGTGGTCTTTGAGAAAGCAAAGGTGGAGGACACATCAGTTCTGACGATCTACTACAAGATCACGGTAAGGACTCTTGATCAAGACGGTCTGCCAGTGAGCGGTGTTTGGGTTGTTATCTACGATGAGGAGGGAAATGTTATCGGAGAAGGTGCGACAGACGACAATGGCTATTTCAGTGTATGTGCAATCGGATTCGTACAGACAAGTGCCGGTATAGGTACGGCGAGGATATACACAGTTAATGCATCATTCGATCAGGGATTTGTAGAGAAGAACATTGTACTAGACAAGAACACCGAAGTCATCATCGAGACCCCAGTAGAGAAGGCCGTAACATACAGCCCTGGATTCGCGTTCATATTCCTGATGATCTCGATATTCCTGGTCGCTGTAGCACTTCTCGTTGAGGCCGGAAAGAAATAA
- the gatD gene encoding Glu-tRNA(Gln) amidotransferase subunit GatD yields MSYSAQVLSLLERSGAKEGDRIVVETDRKRIEGILMPHHSFSNPDIIILKLKNGYNVGVKISGTSNINLIEKALSKGTKRSEHAMRPEKKTVSIIGTGGTIASYVDYRTGAVHPALTADELVSAVPEIADICNVKARVLFSIFSENMTVERWQMLAEAVADELRDGVEGCIVPHGTDTMGYTAAALSFMFENLPRPVILVGAQRSSDRPSSDAYTNLIAAVRFAVESDVAEACVLMHESPSDTSALIHRGTKVRKMHTSRRDAFASINARPIARIHFEGGIEYLSHYKKKNDDRVVLKKEMEENVALLYFYPGMSASKFERILNEHKGIVIAGSGLGHVSSDMVQSIARAIRSGTTVVMTSQCLYGRTNLNVYDTGRDLLAAGVIPGEDMLPETAYVKLMWVLAHASSEKEIESMMRENLRGEISPRRELDD; encoded by the coding sequence ATGAGCTACTCCGCACAAGTCCTCTCGCTATTGGAAAGAAGTGGGGCCAAAGAAGGCGATCGAATTGTCGTGGAAACTGATCGGAAGAGAATCGAAGGCATTCTTATGCCACATCACTCCTTTAGTAATCCAGATATTATTATTTTGAAATTGAAGAATGGTTATAATGTCGGGGTTAAGATTTCGGGAACTTCGAATATTAACCTGATTGAGAAAGCACTCAGTAAGGGGACAAAACGATCTGAACATGCAATGAGGCCTGAGAAAAAAACAGTTTCAATCATCGGAACAGGAGGTACAATCGCCAGTTATGTCGATTACCGGACGGGGGCGGTGCACCCTGCACTGACAGCCGATGAGCTCGTCAGCGCTGTGCCGGAGATCGCAGATATTTGCAACGTAAAGGCCAGGGTCCTATTCTCAATCTTCAGCGAGAATATGACGGTCGAGCGATGGCAGATGCTTGCGGAGGCGGTTGCGGATGAACTGAGGGACGGCGTTGAAGGGTGCATCGTCCCCCATGGGACTGACACGATGGGATATACTGCGGCGGCCCTCTCCTTCATGTTTGAAAACCTCCCGCGGCCTGTCATTCTTGTCGGTGCACAGCGGTCCTCTGATCGTCCCTCGTCGGATGCGTATACGAATCTTATCGCAGCTGTGAGGTTTGCGGTCGAATCGGATGTTGCTGAAGCGTGTGTGCTCATGCACGAGTCCCCGTCAGATACATCTGCTTTAATTCATCGTGGTACAAAAGTGAGAAAGATGCACACGAGCCGACGGGACGCTTTCGCGAGCATTAATGCGAGACCGATCGCGCGGATTCATTTTGAAGGAGGCATTGAATATCTGTCGCATTACAAGAAAAAGAACGATGATCGAGTTGTCTTAAAAAAAGAAATGGAAGAGAACGTTGCGCTTCTGTATTTCTATCCTGGTATGAGTGCTTCTAAGTTCGAGAGAATCCTGAATGAGCACAAGGGGATAGTGATCGCCGGGTCAGGTCTCGGACATGTCTCGTCTGATATGGTCCAGTCGATCGCGAGAGCGATCCGATCAGGGACCACTGTCGTCATGACATCCCAGTGTCTCTACGGAAGGACTAATCTCAATGTGTACGACACTGGAAGGGATCTTCTTGCCGCAGGCGTGATTCCTGGTGAAGATATGCTTCCCGAGACGGCGTATGTGAAATTAATGTGGGTACTTGCTCACGCCTCGTCGGAGAAGGAGATTGAATCGATGATGCGCGAGAATCTTCGAGGTGAGATCTCGCCCAGGAGGGAACTCGATGACTAA
- the gatE gene encoding Glu-tRNA(Gln) amidotransferase subunit GatE: MTKEAIIGLEIHQQLDTKKLFCSCDSTLVDHEGASITRRLRPTQSELGDIDRAALAEAEKRLKFNYQAPPGVSCLVEADEEPPHDANRDAIEIVLTIASLLNATPVDEIHFMRKIVIDGSNTTGFQRTALIAMDGSIEINGRTISIPTICLEEDAARKIEVKSGEVTYKLDRLGMPLVEIATGPELRTPEEVKIAAQKIGSLLRATKRVKRGIGTIREDLNISIPGGARVEIKGVQDLRMLPTYVAKEIERQEMLLEIRDMLLARATQDIAPCLVDCTDVFRETKSKIIRSSISSGGKALALPLKGFGGVLKSADGRLRLGAELAHHARARGAGGIFHSDELPAYGIDEAAVTAVRKELGLDKTDAFVICVDLPGRVERILEAVAMRARYALIGVPEETRDPLPDGTTAYSRPLPGAARMYPETDVKPIAVDTELVARIRERLPELPESKVKRFVSEYGIHEQQAEQIIREGFEEIFEEIASRWGLGNIVAKTLLNTFPELEREGIGVYSIDDSRIVEIFQALHDNRFAKEALPDILRLIAKGIPLEKAIEDLGLKTISMNEAMTIIEQIVEGRKELIKERKMNAMGPLMGEVMSQLRGKIDGKIASELLRKAIARVIGD, translated from the coding sequence ATGACTAAGGAAGCGATCATCGGCCTTGAAATCCATCAGCAGCTCGATACGAAGAAACTCTTCTGTTCTTGCGACTCGACGCTTGTTGATCACGAAGGTGCTTCTATTACGCGGAGGTTGAGGCCTACCCAGAGTGAACTCGGTGACATCGATCGTGCAGCGCTCGCCGAGGCAGAGAAGCGCTTAAAGTTTAACTACCAAGCACCTCCAGGCGTCTCGTGTCTTGTAGAGGCAGATGAGGAGCCACCACACGATGCGAATCGCGATGCAATTGAGATCGTTTTGACCATCGCTTCGCTTCTTAACGCGACACCGGTTGATGAGATACACTTTATGAGAAAAATTGTTATCGACGGCTCAAACACGACGGGTTTTCAGAGAACTGCACTGATCGCGATGGACGGTTCGATTGAGATCAATGGTAGAACGATCTCGATCCCGACAATCTGCCTCGAAGAAGATGCTGCAAGGAAGATTGAGGTGAAGTCCGGTGAGGTCACATACAAACTTGACCGCCTCGGTATGCCACTTGTGGAGATCGCAACGGGCCCTGAGCTCCGAACGCCTGAAGAAGTCAAGATCGCTGCTCAGAAGATCGGATCTCTCCTAAGAGCGACGAAGCGGGTGAAGCGCGGAATCGGCACGATCCGTGAGGACCTCAACATTTCAATTCCAGGCGGGGCGAGAGTCGAGATCAAGGGGGTTCAGGACCTTCGGATGTTACCGACTTATGTCGCAAAGGAGATTGAGAGACAGGAGATGTTACTCGAGATAAGGGATATGCTACTGGCCCGTGCTACGCAGGATATTGCACCGTGTTTAGTTGATTGTACGGATGTTTTTAGAGAAACAAAGTCAAAGATCATTCGGTCATCGATCTCCTCGGGCGGGAAGGCTCTCGCACTTCCATTGAAGGGTTTTGGCGGTGTGCTCAAGAGCGCGGACGGCCGCCTCCGTCTCGGTGCGGAGCTCGCACATCATGCGAGGGCAAGAGGAGCTGGAGGAATCTTCCACTCGGATGAGTTACCAGCATACGGAATCGACGAAGCCGCGGTCACTGCTGTAAGGAAAGAGCTAGGCCTAGACAAAACAGACGCTTTTGTTATTTGTGTTGATCTGCCGGGGAGAGTCGAAAGGATTCTTGAGGCCGTTGCCATGCGCGCTCGATATGCCCTGATCGGCGTACCTGAGGAAACACGAGATCCGTTGCCCGACGGGACAACGGCATACAGCAGGCCACTGCCAGGTGCTGCAAGGATGTACCCCGAAACCGACGTGAAACCGATTGCGGTAGACACTGAGCTGGTCGCTCGTATCAGAGAGAGGCTGCCAGAGTTGCCCGAATCAAAAGTCAAGCGCTTCGTGTCGGAATACGGCATTCATGAGCAGCAAGCTGAGCAGATCATCAGAGAAGGGTTCGAAGAGATTTTCGAAGAAATCGCATCGAGATGGGGCCTCGGGAATATCGTCGCGAAAACGCTCCTGAACACCTTTCCGGAGCTCGAGAGGGAAGGCATTGGCGTTTACTCAATCGACGATAGCAGAATTGTGGAGATTTTCCAGGCGCTTCACGATAATAGATTCGCCAAAGAAGCGCTCCCAGATATTTTGCGACTTATCGCGAAAGGCATTCCTCTCGAGAAGGCGATCGAGGACCTCGGTCTGAAGACGATTTCAATGAACGAGGCCATGACTATCATCGAGCAGATCGTGGAGGGGAGAAAAGAACTTATCAAGGAGAGGAAGATGAACGCGATGGGCCCGCTCATGGGGGAGGTCATGTCGCAGTTGAGAGGAAAGATCGACGGCAAGATCGCAAGTGAGTTATTGAGGAAAGCAATTGCGAGGGTCATTGGAGATTAA
- a CDS encoding methyltransferase — MRINEQIQITECPGVYPPREDTFLLLESVEVERDEEVLEIGCGTGIISIHCAIAGAIVTAVDINDAAVQCTRTNAERNCAHVNVIRSDLFSAITGKFDTIIFNPPYLPVEQDRDESVSWAGGRGGVEILARFLYYVPQFLKETGRVFIVVSSLMNQDTLEKVLAPFKVDCIARRRMFFEELAVLRLRLP, encoded by the coding sequence ATGCGGATCAACGAGCAGATTCAAATTACAGAATGTCCTGGCGTTTATCCACCGAGGGAAGACACGTTCCTTCTACTTGAATCAGTTGAAGTAGAAAGAGACGAGGAAGTCCTTGAAATTGGTTGCGGGACTGGGATCATTTCGATTCACTGCGCGATAGCCGGTGCCATCGTCACCGCCGTTGATATCAATGACGCGGCTGTACAGTGCACGAGAACCAATGCTGAAAGAAACTGTGCGCATGTTAACGTCATCCGTTCCGATCTCTTTTCAGCGATCACCGGAAAGTTTGACACAATCATTTTCAACCCGCCATATTTGCCTGTTGAACAGGATAGGGACGAATCCGTCTCATGGGCTGGAGGAAGGGGCGGCGTCGAAATATTAGCGCGTTTCCTGTACTATGTTCCCCAGTTTCTGAAGGAGACCGGGAGAGTCTTCATCGTCGTTTCATCACTCATGAATCAGGACACTCTGGAGAAAGTGCTTGCCCCCTTCAAAGTTGACTGCATCGCGAGGAGGAGGATGTTCTTTGAGGAACTGGCTGTTCTTCGCCTCCGACTTCCTTAA
- a CDS encoding rhomboid family intramembrane serine protease, whose amino-acid sequence MNSLSWIAIIVIIFSISIGFTKRVSMTNSLIMGNLVVYFLTIISLRDFGFFAISPVQLELGFRPVYLISLENFYTLFTQMFVHSSIAHILFNMLFLYLIGGHLELRIGKSRFFVIYLLAGLLGVLMESLVQWGSNVLIIGASGAISGAMGALLLLYPREEIPMFLGPLFLPRVPVWLSVGSWFAIQVVMVFIDSGPIAYTAHIGGFLGGALIASVMSPGIKAAEQKKQEVSRLEASALESLATTQELKNALAIIREERFEDVRKAWLEYFVKRARCPKCGSSLSFNGFQIRCTSCDFVTVVR is encoded by the coding sequence ATGAACTCTCTTTCGTGGATTGCAATCATCGTTATCATTTTTTCGATCTCCATCGGCTTCACGAAACGAGTCAGCATGACAAACTCTTTGATCATGGGGAATCTCGTTGTTTATTTTCTCACGATCATTTCATTGAGAGATTTTGGCTTCTTTGCGATATCTCCAGTCCAGCTTGAATTGGGGTTTAGACCAGTGTATCTCATTTCTCTGGAGAATTTTTACACACTCTTCACGCAGATGTTCGTGCACTCGTCGATTGCGCATATCTTATTCAACATGCTTTTTCTTTACCTCATTGGTGGGCACCTCGAACTCAGGATAGGAAAATCGCGCTTTTTTGTGATTTATTTGCTCGCTGGGTTGCTCGGGGTGTTGATGGAATCTCTCGTTCAATGGGGTTCCAATGTGCTAATAATCGGTGCCTCTGGTGCGATCTCTGGGGCTATGGGGGCTCTCCTCCTTCTCTATCCGAGAGAAGAGATCCCGATGTTTCTCGGACCTCTTTTCTTACCTCGCGTACCTGTTTGGCTCTCGGTCGGATCGTGGTTTGCGATCCAAGTCGTCATGGTTTTTATTGACTCCGGACCGATCGCATATACCGCACATATCGGCGGATTCCTCGGTGGTGCGTTGATCGCTTCTGTGATGTCGCCAGGGATCAAAGCCGCTGAGCAGAAAAAACAAGAAGTGTCTCGGCTAGAAGCATCTGCGCTCGAATCTCTTGCGACAACGCAAGAATTGAAGAACGCGCTGGCAATAATAAGGGAAGAAAGATTTGAAGATGTGAGAAAGGCCTGGCTTGAATATTTTGTAAAGAGGGCACGTTGTCCAAAATGTGGCTCGTCCCTCTCCTTCAACGGGTTCCAGATTCGTTGCACATCATGCGATTTCGTGACGGTGGTGAGATGA